AGACATTGGATGCAAATATGAAAACGGAAGATAGATACTACACTCACACATTAAAGGCCTGTTTCCGTGTAAAGCCTGATCGGGGGAGAGAAAACAACTTCCAGTTTTACTCCCGTTGTAAAATTGTTTTGCTCCAACCCATTAACTTCTCTCGTTAATTCCCCTTTCCGAAACTTCCTCTCCTGCGATTCTCTCTCCTCAAGCGTTTCCTATCCCAGCTCGCCATCTTCCGTCAATGCCGTGTTGAAGGCATCTCCAATAATTATATGTTAGGTGTTGGTAAATTTGTCacgtagatttttttttaagatccGGCACatattaaatgaaaaaaaaatgaatatatgTAGATCTATATAATTTATAAAGTTACTCACACATAAGATGCATTCAATGTTTGCAAGCTGGACATGCAATATATCCACATCATAAACATTATGCGGTCCACAAACAATTCATTTTGATGGCACCTTCTACAATTCAATCTTTTAGCATATTCTGGTCATGGAAGAGCCAACAATGCAGACAAGTGCGGATTAGTTTGCCAAGCACCTTCCACAATTCAATCTTATTTCAttaaaatataataaaaatgcacCACTGGTGTATTAATTTGGCAGGCATGTGCGGATTAGTCATCATACACGCGCGGATTAGTCACCGTACTTGCACAATGCGAATGTTACAACTTGTCATGTATGGGTGCGTGTGGTCAAAAATATGATTTCATAGGTTTCGGCGCTGACGTGGATGCTAACGTGGACTGGGTGGGTGTAGTGAGAGCTTTATGGCCTGAAGCGATTCTGCATGGGGTTAGTTCGCAAATACTTCATCTTATGAAAACacccatcttcctccctcggCCGGCCGAAACCCCATCTCACAAATCCCTAAATTTTCCCCAAATCGAATGCCCCCTCCAAGTACAGGTTCATATTCTGCCCTAAATTGTCTTTCGTCCTAGCTAATTTTATAAGATACCAAATAAAACTAGGCATGCGGGGAAGAAAACCCCCAAATAGCGGAATAGATTAACTTCGTACGTATTCATATTGTACCCTGACTCAAAATTGACATGCCACTCTTGGTATTAGACTCCAAAAATTGAACCATTGCACAAGCACTGGGTTTTCTTTGTActgtttactactccctccgtcccaaattaattGGCGTCGgctttttttgcaaaacaaaaccCTGTAAATTCCCGAAATAAACCTGCGCTCCACGTTCTATTGGAACTTTAGCGAAAATCCTCCTATAAATTTTCGAAATTAACGCGCAGTTCAGGTTTAATTTGAAGACgtggactgcaggtttatttcggaaatttacagatttttttttccaaaaagatTGACGCCAATTAATTTATTACAGAGAGAGCAGCAGGAAACTCGTAACATCTTAAGCTGATGTACTTGCTAAGATATTTTCCATTATCAAACATTTGATACTGATGTTTCTATCAGGTGTGGCCATCCACGTGGCAAGTTGCATCCAGTGGCACGCGGCCGAACTCCAACCGCACCTTCCACCAACCACCCATCACCATGGATGCGGACAAATCGCTTCCATAGGAAGCAGCTGCAGAAAATGCTCGTGTTACTCATTTAGAATTTAAAACGTTGTTATACAGGTGGGGGAGAGAAGTCTTGATGAAACCAGTTATATTTAGAACAGAGATAAACGGGAGCTAAATCAACCCTTTTTTCGTGATGTCTACAATGGGTGCTGCTGGAGATGCATATGTTCAGATGCGTATCTGAACATATGTTCTGGAGACTACAATGTGTATGTGATTCCTCAACCTCCGGAATCCCACTCTTTGGAGCCTCTTTGGAAGCTGAGATACCCAAGGGGCCACACCATTTCTCTCCCAGCTAGGCAGCTACCACACGTTTCTCTCCCAGCTGCCTTTGTAGTCTGCTCTTCTTGGAGAAGGGCGCCTCCTCTGCTCCATCCATAGCTCCATAGCTCACTCCTCCTCAGGtactcttctctctcttgcgCAGTTTGTTTTAAATTTGTAGTACTCCTACTTCAACGCGGCTCCTGTTCATGTGCGCAGCACACTTTCTCTTTTTGGAAACTGAAAAGATTGGCCTCACACATGGACTTTTCTCAACATCAATCAAGTAAACTGAAACTATTTGGAACATAGCAATCGTTCTTCCAAATGTTAAGGCCTTCTTCCTGAGTTAGTTGTGAACCAAAATGTCCAGTAAACGGCCCTAATTGGATGCATGTGCAAAATGTAGCAACCTTTTACACTCAACTGAAGCCAAAATAAGACTACAACTCTCCTCTAAAGAaatcaaaacagaaaaaaaggttCTCTAAGCAACTACTTGCAAATGGAGCACTGCTAGTTTACATATACTAGTCAAATGTCCATGCAACGGAGAAACAAACTAACCGTGAAAGGACGCCAACaataaagaaacaaatcaaataagtcttgtgtttttttttttactcttcTGTACaataaagaaaacaacatgacGCATTGCATCCGCttgaaggaaagaaaataataactaTTGCTCAATTACCCTACATAAAATTAATTAGAGTAATACTCTCTAGAGTCTCCACAGGTTCCAAGCCTATAGTATTGTATCTTGTAGTGAGGCATGATCGAGACCATCATGAACATAACTGACTGGTCCAAATAGTAAAAAGAAAcagatccttttttttagagctaaaaaaaaagaaacagatcCATGTTGCGTTTTTAAGTGCTTGGGGGCTTGAGGCCTTGGGCCTATAGTTGGAGGCATTGCCTGGTGGGCCGGTCTGATCCAGCAAAGGCCACCAGCGGCATGTTATTCCTTCGGCAGCAGAACGCACGTATCGGAGATCGATCGGGGAAGCGACGTTAGTTTAGTACCACCTCGGCCAGCTGAGAGAAAGGAACGGGCGGTGTCACACATGTAATTTTCTGAGCTTGATCGGCAGCAATCGTACCATCAACGCCTGCGACGATCGTACCATCACCAACAACtgcaatttaatatattggtatagactATGCACAATTAAACCACATGTCTTCCAGTACTTTGGATGGAATCAACGTTCCTGGAAAATAAATGCTCAACTAGAAATGTGAATGTCATGTGCTACTGAGATCTGAACAAATTGAGGATTATGATTCATTTATTTAACATAAAATGTTTAATTAATCACCGTAGAAATAGGAGATCAGATAATTCTTTATTCGTTCCAAGCTGCTTAGGCCTTAGCGCCGTTTGGTTCTTCCCTACAGTATTGCTGAAGACCACAAACTCCCGGCTCATATGGAAGCGTCAGACGATGAAAGGCCCCTTTTGATTCATTACCAGCCTCCACAGGTGATTTCCGTTACTTCCATTACCAGCCTCCACAAGCTTTTGTACAGTTTgccttgcttttttttctctttctttggTGCTTGCCTTTTCTTTCCGTTTTGTTTGGGTTCACCTTTGGCTTTTGTAACTTTTGCCGTCTCGGCATCCCTTCTAATGAAAATGACGTGTGGTGGGGggtttgataaaaaaaaatagtatacACATTGTTGCATCTCACATGTGACAGAGAAcatgtgttattttttttcgaaaggaAACCAAGCAATATCTGAAGTTAAATTTGCATGGAATATGTGAAGCTAAAATTTGAAGGCCGCTTGTTGTTGTACGATTCTATGAAGTGTCTGAATTTATAATTTGCACCAAAAATAATATTGGTATTGTTATTCAGGATGCAGGCTCACAATGTACATGTGATGGAACAGTAGATATTGATGATCAGCCTGCTACTAAGAAGAGCACAGGAAATTGGAGAGCATGCTTCTTCATTTTAGGTACTATAGACAAAATATCAAAATCGTTTTCCTGATTGATGCTCCTCATTATCCCTTCTATGGACTTTCACGTTGACCTGATGACTCTTGAACATGCATCAGGTGCTGAAGTCAGTGAAGGCATCTGCTTCTTTGGGGTCCAAAAGAACCTAGTCACCTTCCTCACGAGTGTACTCCATGAAAGCAATGTTGATGCTGCCAGGAGCGTGTCTACTTGGACCGGCACTTGCTTCTTCACACCACTCATTGGAGCCTTCTTGGCTGACACATACTTGGGAAGATACTTGACAGTCGTAACCTTCCTCTCGGTTTATGTTGTTGTGAGTGCTGACTAACAGAATGTTAACCGATCGGCTTATTATGCCAACAATGTTTTATCAATCTGTGATATTTCTAAATAGTTCTCTTTTTTCAGGGATTGCTCGTTATGACATTCTCGGCATCGCTCCCACTGCTCATGCCTTCTTCCTACAGCATCGACATTCAACATGTTGTGGTCTATCTAGGGCTCTACCTTGTGGCACTAGGGACTGGTGGCATAAAGCCCTGCGCTTCGTCCTTTGGGGCAGACCAGTTCGACAGCGCCGACCCAGTGGAGCAAGTGGCAAAAGGCTCATTCTTCAACTGGTACTACTTCCTGATCAACATTGGCTCTGTGCTGTCGGCAACTCTGCTTGTCTGGGTGCAGGACAACATAGGGTGGGGGGTTGGATTTGGGATCCTGATGGTGTTGATGGTATTCGGCCTCACGGTGTTTGTCACTGGTAAGAAGATTTACAGATATAAGAAATTGGGAGCAAGTCCTCTGAAAAGAGTCTCCCAGGTGGTTGTTGCAGCTCTGAGGAATTACCGTCTTAAGTTGCCTGATGATATCTCAGCCCTGCATGGGGTGCCATCACTAGCTGGAGCAAATTGCAAGACTGAGCATACCAACCAATTCAGGTATCTGGATTACATACATACTCTTGTTCACTTGCTGTGATTTAGAACAACACTTCTTGCAGTGTTTCATTTAGGAACTATCTGAATCCGCAATGCCAAATGCAAAACAAGTTACAGGCAGAATTTTACATCACAGGACCTCCGTCAGTAATCTGCAATGTACAAACTGGATATTGTCAAgctgtcaattttttttggatattGTCAATACTACTGAATGGGTCTATGAATCTATGATATTGACAAATGATGTATCACCTGAACATTCTGAACTTTTTTATATATCTGCTACTTAGGTTCTTTGACAAAGCTGCTATTGTTCTGCCACCATTGGACGGGAAAGGCTCATCCGTGATGAGCCCGTGGAGGCTCTGCACCGTGTCTCAGGTGGAGGAGCTGAAAACGCTGCTGCGGCTGTGCCCCGTCTGGGCGTCGCTGCTATTCTTCTTCGCGGTCACGGGGCAGATGACCTCGACGCTGATCGAGCAGGGCATGGCCATGGACAACCGCGTCGGCGGGTTCACCGTCCCGCCGGCGTCGCTCTCCACCTTCGACATCATCACCGTCGTGGCCCTGATCCCGCTCTACGACGTCTTCCTGGTGCCGCTCGCGCGGCGCGCCACGGGCAAGAACAGGGGCATCTCGCAGCTGCAGCGGATTGGCACCGGCCTCGCGCTGtccgcggccgccatggcgtaCTCGGCGCTGGTGGAGACGAGGcggctcgcggcggcggccggagccgaccagagcgcggcggcggtggcggcgccgctgagCATCATGTGGCAGGCGCCGTCCTACATCGTGCTGGGCGCCGCCGAGGTGTTCGCCAGCATCGGCGCGCTGGAGTTCTTCTACGACGAGTCCCCCGAGTCCATGAAGAGCCTGGGCGCGGCGCTCGCGCAGCTCGCCATCGCGGGTGGGAGCTATCTTAATTCGGCGCTGCTCGGCGTCGTCGCGTCGGCAACCGCGCGTGGCGGCGCGCCTGGGTGGATCCCGGATGACCTAAACCAAGGGCATCTCGACTATTTCTTCTGGATGATGGCTGGTCTTAGCGTGCTGAACTTGCTGCACTTTATGTACTGCTCCATGAGATACAAAGGCTAGTTTATGCTTATATTGTCTATGATTTTTGGCTTAAAATGTGTATATGTAACAGCTTGTCATTCTTCAGTGAGGATACCTAAAATCCTTCTCTGTTCTAAATTTGACTCTTGATAAGTCCATGTTGGATATTTATCCACACCTCTTAAGTAatagagtaaaaaaaaatttgaagtgATAATAGAGTAaattctagttttttttcctagaCAAAGTGTTACAAGATCGCTGCGTGTGGCATATTTGGGGCTTGACTACATAAAACATTCACAAAAATTTCTATCCACATTTTTGGGCCTCCTCAAAATCAAAGTTAATCCATGGTTTTATTCAGGAGGCCCAAAAACACAAGCCCAGACCTTTCTCTCTTACTTTCATGCTCATGGCCCATCTATCTACTTGATCTAACTGAACACGCCACCCATCTTGCCGTTCATGGATAAGTTGAACCAAATCTACGTGTCTTacatgttcattttttttcaatgagTTTAATGAGATAAAAGAGCCAACTTGTGAATGATCGAAAAGTGCATTGGTGATTGGTTTGCGTGGGAGAAGATTGATGCCTCAAAGGATTCCGATGGTGTGGGTAACTGAAATGTGGATTCTAATTCATTTAACTCTTTACAAGGCCTGTTTAACTCATTTTGTTAACGAGatcaaaattaaaattgaCTCTACTAGTTAGACCTCGAGTTGAGGACTTTAGACGAGTAACGAGTGTTTAACTCGTGATTTTAGAGTTGAATTTCAAGCCCTAACTGCATTAGATCATGACAAAGTCCTGCGGAAAATTTAAAAATCCCCATCATATTTGTCAGGAGTGCTTGTAAGACTGAATTTATCAAACACCTCATTTTCCCTGCCGACAAATATATCTCTGACCAATCGCTGAGACTCTAGGGACGTCCTGCAGTCGGCCCATTTCGACAATTTTCGATTAGGACTGGAAGTGACAACCGACAAAGAATATTCATTCGTTGCAATCCAACGGTTAATTTACACAAAGCAATTCCCATGGACGAGCTTTtcaacaagaaaagaagaagacttttttttaggggaagaaaagaagaagactaAAACTACACCGCACACTTATCTTTTCAGAGCGCACCACATGAcatgcaagaaaaaaacaaatttgcgTTGAGCAGAGAGATCAGATGAATTAGTTCCACTTCCACCTCAACCCGGCGTTTTTGCCTTCCTACCACTCACCCGCAGGGTCAAATGCCTGATCGAACTTGACACGACCTGTTTCCCACGCAGAAACAACTGAaccgatggatggatggatcttCTTCCACCAGCGAGCGAGAAAGCAAGCCCGCTTTGCGCATCGCAACAGCAAAGCCGGCCGGGATATGTCATGTCTCCGGATACGATGAGAGATTCCCCGATGCAAGTACACGTCGGCCAGATCAGATGGATGATCACTGGCCGGACAGCGCGCGTGCAGATGGTTGGTTGGTCGTAGTGGAGGTTGGGcggctagctatagctagagAGACAGGCGGTCGATCCATCCGTGCGTCCATCTGTTTTGCTTGCCTAGTGGACACCGAGTTCTGCAATTTTCTTGCTCCAGTGATTGACGCCTCTTTTGCCCTGCCCTGTTCGCAGAATGCAGATACGTCTGATCACTCTCtttttccatgatccgacggATCAGTCATCACATATATTCAACATTCTGTGATTGCAGCTGCGACTAATTAAGATCATTCTCTAGTTGCCAAAGTAGTAGCACATAAACCTTTGCCTCGTGGAGTTAATTAGCTGCCGTATGATCCTAAGATATAGCAATTCCGGCAAAACCTTCGTAAGTACTCATAGGCCATAGCATGCTACGGTAAAAAAGGGTGAGCAGGGCGCAATCGATTGTTTCAGGAAAGGTagtgaaagaaaaattaaCAAAGCCGTTGCTTCCGTGCTGATCCGAACTTAGGAGCCACGCAGCCTAGAAAAGcgggccatgcatgcatgatgattAATCCATGAGATCGTCAGATGGTCCCTAGGACTGAACACGATCAAACATGAAACGGACAAGGACAGTTTCAGCTAGCTGTAAAACCAGAGCATAAATAAAGATTTAGGGACACAAGCATGCATCGCAAAGTACTCCTGCACAAGAGGGGCTAGCTTAGCTACTGCAGTTCATCAGCTTCCTTGCGTTGCGTTGGTCCCATGTGACACGGAGCCAAGAAGATAGATTCCTTCCATCCCATAAACTACTACGAGCGGTGGATCAGCACGTACGCGGTTTCGAGATCAGAGAAAGCGAAAAAGATGAGCAAGCTAAAGAAGGAAGACAGAGGCGGGCGTGCATGGAGGAGACATGGGAACAGACAAGAGTCATGGCCATGGATCGAGGGCTACGGACGATCGATCTAGCGTAGAGATCGACGGTGGCGATCCCGAGACCACGCAATCAGAGAGAAAAGAACACGGTTCATCATGAGAAAATGCTGAgaaggccggccggccggcaaaGCAAACGGGAATGAAGAAGAGACTCAAAAGAAGCGGCCGGCATCggcatgcgtgcgtgcatcCCATCGTTGTTCTTCAGCACGCACCGCCAAGCTAAGCTAGGCGCCATATCTCTTCGATCTCCTTTTGCTTCTTTCGATCTCTTTTGGTTTTTGCCTCCTTTTGATTTATATCTTCCAGGCAGCTCCCCCTTTTGCTtttcgcatgcatgcatgcatcatcaGCTGCTGGCTAGGAGTGCTGGACAGATATGGCCGAGCCCGTACGCCCTTCCTCAAATACTACGGATGTGCGACAGCGTGAGCCTTATAACTTCATGCACACTTTTAATTTTGAACCCCGCCGTCCAAATTAACAAGCGGGATTTTTGAGCTAGGAGCAACTTTTCAGTGATGGTTATATAGCATGCCAGTGTGATTTTCTGCATCGGAAGTCCTCTCGTTCAGACGAAGCGCGTGCACTGCTCCTCTTTACAGATCTCCACCGATCGATGATCGCGGCCCTGTTGGTCTGTTCGCCAGCGGTAGTTCGTCGCACGTGCTGTGTGATTAATTAGGACACCTAGCTGTGATCGATCGTCACGTGGCCAAAGGTTACCAGTCGTGGTGATTGTATACTCAAGAACAATATGACTCCCAAAGAAATTTACTTTGAGTTTGCCTGTTCGAAACAGAGCATGCAGAGATACACGCTCTTTTTTTCAGCTTGAGATAGTGCCACTCTGTTAAGAAAACCGCATGCATGTTACTCCAAATTCCAACGATGGAGTTGGTTTGATCCACTTTGGATGTAACCAACAGGAAAATGCACGCCCAAACAACCAAGAACCGAAACCAGAGGGAAGGGAACCAACCTCCCACAGGGACCACCCTCGAAGAGAGCTACTGCCCTAAACAAAAGCGAGGCCTACAGAGGCATATGATTACCGGATCAATCTGGCGACAGGGACACTAGAGAATTccccctagctagctagatagaGTATTAGCAAACCCCATATGCATGTGTGCGCGCCTTCCATTCCTCCAAACTTTCCGATCCCTTTTCCACTAATCTAGCCGCGCCAGCGACGCAACGCAAACACACGCTTGCTTGGAATTACTCGAATCGCCAAAGCATGCAAGCAAGTACACGGGTGGCGCtcccgtcaaaaaaaaaaagtacacgGGTGGCGCTGGATCACTGGTGGCGCATCGATCACACGAGACTGCGAGAGAGCCCAGAAAGTTTATAGCtaaagaaggggaaaaaaggCCAACGAGACACGATCTGCCGAGCGCCtgtatcgatcgatctgcaCCGTGCAACAATAACGGAAGTTGCCAGGCAGGGCAGAAAGCACAGCGTGCTGTTCCGCTAGGCTGTGCCGTCGCAGGTGGATCGACCGTCGATCTGTGCACACACGCTGCGCCTCTGATGCGCCTGCCGCGGCGTTGTATGCCGGGCGGCCGACCGCGAGAGATAAAGCGAAAGGATCGTTGTATTATGCCATTGCCGGCCTCCAACGGCTGTTAGCTTTGCCGCACGATCCGTCGGAACCCCgttcgatggatggatggatggatggatggaacCCCCCTTGGGtttgctgccgcggcagaacgTGACGTCCCAGCAGACCCTGCCCCCGCCGCTTTTGCTTTTTCGGGACGAAATGGCCACTGCCTGGGTCAGTAGTCGTAGAAGCTAATACTCCTAAGCTTTGTCCCCGCGTACTGTGTTGTTAAGGTTGGTATATGGTCTTTTGCTGCACATAGGTTTTCGACTGTTCACATATCTAGCTTCAAACTGTACTGGCAGGCATGATCTCTAACAGGACCAGCTAGCTGGAGTTAGACCCCAACTTTGTTTACGAACCACATCATATGAGTCCGGTGTATTTGGTCGTCTGCGGTTTTGGACCCTTGTGCAAATTAAACTCATTAGAGAAGGCATGCACCAAAACCAATTCAGAAGCAAACAAATCTCCTGCGGCACTACTTACTACTGTACTCAATTGAAATTTCCTAATTTCCTTGCCCGTGTACAAACAAAAAGGAGTGGTGTGTGCAGCATGGAAAGCCGTGCGTTCGTGCACACCGAGCAAGACAAAAACAGCAGGTAAGGTAGCTAGCCAGCCAGGGCGACACGCAGAGACCGACACGGCACACGGGCAGACCATTCCGGCAATCGATCGATGCCTCCGAAGCCAACAAAACGCCCAGGCTTTCTTCTTCACCAATGCAGAACCGACAGTTGCGCACCCATCGAGATCGAGTACTGCGTGCCACCAAAGGCAGCCTCCGTAATCCTACGAGAACCGCACGTACCAAGggctctcctctcctctcacGCCTGTACGCACGATCTATCGCCTATCTGGCCAGGGTACGATGCTAGTAGGAGCACCGAGCACGTACGTGTGGCAAAGACGACAGACCGGCTGTCACTCAAGGCGACCGGAAACATCAAGTCGATCACACACAAAGGTGAAAGCCAACCAAATGCGGGTGGTGGCCGGCTCTCGGCTCTCCGTTTGGGTCCCAAGGGAAGCTAGCCGGCCACGCCCATCATTTCGTCCAGAGACAGGgagatcgagagagagagatggatggcgaggcaggcaggcaggggATGAACAGGATCCCTATCAATTCCCCCGGATCTGTCATGTTAACCAACAACAGCCGCTGGTGCTCTCGATCGGCACCCAAGCCTGCCTGCCCCTAGCTCCTCGGGCCTCCACCGTAGATGATGCGCGCGTCGCATGGCGTGGGCGCGTCCTTCCTCCGTGCCAGATGGGTGCGTGTGGACGCTGCGTTTTGGGggggtttgaactttgaaggAAGCTACAGGGCGTGTCTGGGCCTGAAAGGGACGGAGTGCTGCACGGCGAGGCAGGCGCACCGTGTAGTCCATTTATCGTTTTGCGGATGACAGGTCGTCTCCATGCGAAATCTCATGTCAGGATAACGAAATCTACTAGGCCGGTGTTTAGGGACGGACGGTTGTTTCCTCGTGGAAATGCATCATGGTTTCCGAGGCCGTGTTACACTCGTCTCCCTGGCTGCCACGCGAGCTCCTCTACACTCGTCTCCCTGGCTGCCAGCCGCAACTGGTGTCAAACTCGACGGCGGCAAACCGCTcgtcgccgtggccgccggccATAACCGTTGTAGACCTCGCCAGTAAGCTGCTTGTCGCCCTTGTCACCGGCCCCAGTCCTCGTTGTCTCGTTGACCTCGCCGGCAAGCCCCGTTCGAGCCCTCCTTAACCTCGTGGGTAAGCCTAgtgccgccggccggaaaGGCCTGCGCCGGACATGCCTCTTCTTATCCACTGAGAGCATTCTTATTTTCTTCTAATTTACTGGCAAAGACatgtctctcttttttttcactttgttGTGGATCACCCGATCAACTGATCAACACAAGGTCTGTTCTGATTAATTTTTGCAGCTTTGCATTTCTAAGCTGCAGCACTCCGTTTGAGTTGCATGCTACTCCTGCGGAAAAGAACATAATGGTGGCAATCAATCAGGACAAATATTTACTCCAATTTGCAATGGCAAATTATGTTACAGCTAGATTCCAAGCTCAGTTCCACGTTCCAGGAATACTGAAAGGGCGTGTGAAGCACGAGCATTAGCGTGAGGGCGTTTGTTTATCGCCATTGTTGTTTGAGTTTTTTGGTTCACTGTTGTTACCATTTTCCCTTCTTATGTAAAGAGCTTGTAAATTATTTTTTGAGGTACGGGCAGGAGCAGAGCTTGTAATTTATTGGGCGAACGTTTGGTTAGCTCTGAACTAGATTTGTAGACTGAGGGGTGCCCTTGATCCGTAATACTTCCTGAGTTACTCCGAACCGGGTTTATATCCGTTCATTTTCATTGCTGAGATGAGAAAAACTTCCGCCGTGATGTACGGAGTAATTGGAAAGAGCATAGTAAAATAGTGGCACATAATCCCCATTGTCCTAACGATTCAGCCTCCACCAAGATTATGATaacagaagagaagaagaaacagacCACCTTTACTTACAACGACCACATTTACCACTTGTGTACACACATTTTCCTATCATCAAACATAACACATTTTCAGTAACTGGTAGATACTCTTATCTTCCAATCATACATAATGTAGCAAGAAAGCAACATAATGGATTTTGATTAAAAGCGCAATAAAGCAGAATTTTCTGTTTTATCTTATGAGGAGTGAAGTGTTGTAATAGGAAGAGAACCAGATACAGTATTGTAAAAATTTACAGGGCATCATATTCACAAGTTGGAGTCAGTTGAGCCAGCATCTACAATGTATCTAACATCCTTTCACCACGAATTTGTACT
This is a stretch of genomic DNA from Brachypodium distachyon strain Bd21 chromosome 1, Brachypodium_distachyon_v3.0, whole genome shotgun sequence. It encodes these proteins:
- the LOC100833145 gene encoding protein NRT1/ PTR FAMILY 8.3, which codes for MEASDDERPLLIHYQPPQDAGSQCTCDGTVDIDDQPATKKSTGNWRACFFILGAEVSEGICFFGVQKNLVTFLTSVLHESNVDAARSVSTWTGTCFFTPLIGAFLADTYLGRYLTVVTFLSVYVVGLLVMTFSASLPLLMPSSYSIDIQHVVVYLGLYLVALGTGGIKPCASSFGADQFDSADPVEQVAKGSFFNWYYFLINIGSVLSATLLVWVQDNIGWGVGFGILMVLMVFGLTVFVTGKKIYRYKKLGASPLKRVSQVVVAALRNYRLKLPDDISALHGVPSLAGANCKTEHTNQFRFFDKAAIVLPPLDGKGSSVMSPWRLCTVSQVEELKTLLRLCPVWASLLFFFAVTGQMTSTLIEQGMAMDNRVGGFTVPPASLSTFDIITVVALIPLYDVFLVPLARRATGKNRGISQLQRIGTGLALSAAAMAYSALVETRRLAAAAGADQSAAAVAAPLSIMWQAPSYIVLGAAEVFASIGALEFFYDESPESMKSLGAALAQLAIAGGSYLNSALLGVVASATARGGAPGWIPDDLNQGHLDYFFWMMAGLSVLNLLHFMYCSMRYKG